The segment TCAATGCTACCCGGCCGATAGGTAGCAATGCGTGAGGCGCTTCGATCGTCGAGACGCTGAAGACGGTCTGGCGCGATGGCACCTCGCATCTACTTTTCGAGCCAATCGAGTTCATGGAGAAGCTCGCGGCGATCATCCCCCGCCCCGCGGTCAACCTGGTCGTGTATCACGGCGTTCTCGCCCCGCATGCGCGCTGGCGCGCGCACGTCGTCCGCCACGGCCGCCCGGCCCCCGGACGTCCATGCGCGCGAACGCGAGGCCAGCCCCTGCGCCGCCGGCACCCCAGGTGCGTGGACCTGGGCCGCCCTGATGCGCCGCGTGTTCGATCTCGACGTCCTCGCCTGCCCACGCTGTGGCGGCCGCCTGCGGCGCATCGCCTCCGTGCAGGATCCCCTCGATCGTCTCATCCACGAACGCCTCTGGATGGTTGATGAGCTTCTTCATGGCAGGCTCCTCAAGGAAATGGGTGTCGTGCCGCCCAGCGTTGAATGCGCTACAGCAGGCCGGCGTTCTTCAATGCCTGCTTGATCGGGCCCGCCTGGCGCTCGGAGGTTGCCGGCATCGGCGGCCGGGGGACGCCGGCAGGCCGCCCCAGCAGCTCCATGCAATGCTTCACGTTCGCCGGCAAGTTGTCGTGGAAGATGGCGTTCCAGATCGGGAGCAGCTTCTCGTGGAGCCGGAGCGCCTCCAGGTAATTTCCGGCCTTGGCGGCGTTCCAGAGCTGGACGCACAGCGTCGGGACGGCCGTGAGGATAGCGGCAATCGCCCCGTGGGCCCCCAGGACGAAGGAGGGATACAGCAGGGCGTCCACGGCGGACATGATCCGCGCCCGGTTGCCTACCAGCAGCAGCAGGTCTGCCAGCATCTTCATGTCCCCGGCGCTCTGCTTGACCCCGACGACGCCGTCCACCGACGTGAGGATCCGGGCGAGAAGCTGGGGTGAGAGGTAGGCCCACGGGACCACGTTGTAGATGAGGACGGGGAGCCCGGTCTTGCCGGCGATGGCGTCGAAGTTCTTGAGCATCGCGTCATCGTCCGGCCGGAACAGGTAGTGGGGCGGTGTGACCTGCAAGGCGGCGACGCCCAAGTCCTTGACCGCACGCCCCCGCTCGATAGCGGATTCGGTGCTGTCGGTGATGATGCCGGTGATGAGCGGGACCCGCCCCCGTACTTCTTCGGCCACGATGGCGGTGATCCGCCGGACCTCGTCCGTGGTCAGGGTGTGCCCCTCTCCCGTGCTGCCGGTCACGGCCAGACCATGGACCTTTGCCGTCTCCACCATGTATCGCGTGTCGGCGCGCAGGGCTTGTTCGTCAATGGTGTTGTCCGGCCGGAAGGGTGTGGTCACCGGCGGGACGATCCCGTAGATGTGCTCGTACATGCAGGCTCCTTTCGTGCGCTGCGGGCGAGTGAATCGGGCACCGCCTTCCTCTCCCCGATCAACCGTTCCAACACCCAGTTGTCAACGCTATTCCACCTTCGATAATCCGGACGGCCGGATCCGCTACTCCTCCAGCTTCGCCAGTTGCGCCGCCTCCAGCTTGAGGGCTTGGCGCTGGCGACGCACCGCCACGAAGGTCGTGAAGGCCGCCAGGACCAGGATCACCACGGTGATCGGGCGCGTCAGGAAGATCGTGGGATCCCCCCGGGACATGGTCATGGCCCGGCGATAGTTCGACTCCATCATCGCGCCCAGGATCTGGGCCAGCACCATGGGGGCCACCGGGTACTCGTAGCGAAGCATGAGGTACCCGAGGAAGCCGAAGATGACGCAGGTCGCCACGTCGTAGAAGACGTTGTTGATGGCGTAGGAGCCCACCATGCAAGTCATGAAGATCAGGGGAGTCAGGAACTTCCGGTCGAGATTGATCACCTGGGCGAAGAACCGGGCAAAGATGAGACCGAGGATCACGAAGGTGACATTTGCCGCGATCATCCCGGCGAAGATCTGGTGCACGACCTCCGGGTGACTCTGGAAGAGCATGGGGCCGGGCTGGAGGTTATGGATGGTGAGCGCGCCCATGAGCACCGCCGTTGCCGCGTCTCCGGGAATGCCCAGGGTGATCATGGGCAGAACGTCCCCGCCCGTGCTGGCGTTCTCGCCGCATTGCGCGGCCGCCACCCCGGCGGGCTCCCCGGTCCCGAAGCGCTCCGGGTGCTTCGAGGCCCGCTTGGTCTCGGCGTAGCTCAGGAAGGCGGACGTATCGGCGCCGATCGCCGGCGTGATGCCCACGATCAGCCCGATGGGGCAGGCGCGCACGTACGCGGGGATGCATTCCTTGAGATCCTTCAGCGTCGGAAGGATGTTTTTGAGGACCGCGCTGACTCGTGGGGCGGTGAGAATGATCTCCACTTGGCGGAAGCCCTCGGACAGGGCGAACAGGCCGATGAGCATGGGGACAAAGGAGAGGCCTCCGGTCAGCTCGGCGAACCCGAAGGTGAAGCGCTGGAATCCCCCCATCGGGTCCAGGCCGACCATCGCCAGGAGCAGACCCAGCAAGCCCGAGATGACCCCCTTGACCGGTGAGCGGCCCGACAGGGTAATGGTCACCGACAGCCCGAAGACCGCCAGTGCGAAGTACTCGGGTGCCGAGAAGCGGAGCGCGAAGCTGGCCAGGATCGGGGCGAAGAAGGCGAGGCAGATGGCGGTGAACGTTCCGCCCACCCCCGAAGAGATCGTCGCGATACCGATGGCCTTCCCGGCCAGCCCCTTCTGCGCCATCGGGTAGCCGTCGAACACGGTGGCGGCCGCTGCCGGCGTGCCCGGCGTCTTGATCAGGATCGAGGCGATCCCGCCCCCGTAGATGGCCCCCGTGTAGATCCCCAGCAGCATGACGATGCCCGTGATGGGCGTCATGCCGAACGTGAAGGGCACGAGGATGGCGATCCCCATCGTGGCGGTCAACCCCGGGATGGCCCCGATGATGATGCCGAAGAACGAGCCCAGAATTAAGGCCACCAGATTGTAGCCGGAGAGGACCGTCCCAAAGCCCTGCAGCAGCAGACCCAGATCTACCATGCGGCCGACTCGTTGCCTCCCGCTAGCGGAACAAACCGCGCGGGAGCGGCACGTTGAGGGTTCGATCGAAGAGCAGATACGTCATCACCGGGACCACCAGAGCGAAGAGGAGCAGCCGCACCCACCGCCGCTCGCCCAGCACCAGAACGAAGCCGAACAGGTATGGGGCAGTGGCCGTGATGAAGCCGATGCGCTCCATGAAGATCACGTACAGGCCGGTCAAGACGGCCACCCAGAGCACCCGGTTGCGATCCGCCCCTTCCACCCGGCCAGGCAGTGTCAGCGACTGCCCCCGGAGCGCTCGAATGAGCAACAGAGATGCCGCCCCCAGCAGGCAGACGGCGACCCCGCGGGGAATCCAGGCCGGACTCCCCATGTCCGGCAGGATGGGCCACTGCCCGGATTCATAGAAGACGTACGCGCTGATCGGGAAGATCACCAGCGCCGAGAGGATATCAATCTTCTTCATGGACACGTGGGGCATACCGTCTCCCTTTCCGGTCAAGCAAGCATGAGACGCCCCGCGGCAACTGCCGCGGGGCGCTCGCAACCCCCCACAGGGAAATCCGAAACTACTTCTTCTTCAGCAGGCCCAGCGCTTCCAGGGTCGGCTCCAGGCTCTTCTCCATTCCGATGAGGAATTCCTGGAACTTCTCGTGAGCCAGGTAGGTCCGCGGCAGGGTCACCTTGTCCATCAGCGCGATGTACTCCGGGTCCTCCGCCGCCTTCTGGAACCCGTCGCGCAGGACCTTCAGGACCTCGGGCGGCGTGCCCTTCGTCGTGCCCAGGCCGCGCCAGTCGTAGATGTAGCCTTCGAGGGGGTAGCCGGCCTCGGCCAGGGTCGGGACGTCCGGGAAGAACGGGTTGCGGGTGGGCGTGACGGCCGCCAGGATCCTCACCTGCTTCGTCTGGTAGAACTGCAGTACCTCGTCCATGCCGCTGGCGCACATGCTGATGTGGCCGCCCACCAAGGCGGTCCGGGTCGGGGCTGCGCCGTCAAAGGGGACGAAGGTGAACTTCAGGCCGAACTTCTGGGCGATGGCCGCGCCAGCGAGATGCCAGGCGCCGGCCGGCCCGGAATGCCCTATCGTGACCACGCCGGGGTTCGCCTTGGCGTACTCGACGAGTTCCTTCATGCTGCGGAACTGAGAGTCCGCCTTGACCGAAAGACCTGCCGGGCTCCGGTTGAGCAGCGCGATGAGGTCGAAGTCCCGGTAGGACAGCTCGGACTGGCCGAGCAGCCGGTAGGTGCTGAGGTTGAAGGTGATGACCCCCACCGTGTATCCGTCCGGCTTGGCCTTGACCACCGAGTCCATCCCCACCACGCCGGTGCCGCCGACGCGGTTGACGACGTTGATGTTGACCCCGAAGTACTTCTTGCCGTTCTTCACCAGCGTGCGCGCCAGGGTGTCGGTGCCACCACCCGCTGACCACGGCACCACCAGGGTGATGTCGCGCTCGGGGAAGGCCGCCTTCGCCGGCGCGGGCACGAGCAGCGCCACGGCGAGCACGGCCGCCAGCACCAACCCAACCTTTCGCATCATGACTGCCTCCTTTCGAGGTTCGAGTTGCCTCTCAGGTCCGCCGGCAGCATCCGGACGGGCGGACCATTCCTCCGCGCTGGCACCCCCCACGCTGCCAGGAATCGCTGCTCCACTCTGACACATCCCCCTTCGCTCTGGTTACGCCCTCCTCTGGTTTGTCTGCGACTGAGAACCATCTCAGGTTCATCGGTTCATCCGGACAATGCACGAAGGGATTCATGAATTCTCCGGAACAAATGACCAATTCCTCAAATCCCAATGGCGGAACAGAGCCTCACGCTCTGTCACGGTCCGACACGCAGACAGGCCAGCCAACATTAGCACCCTCCGGCGGCGCGGTCGCCCCGTCCGTGGGCCCCATCACCGTGACATACGGTGCCATACCCGGACACCAGCTGGCGTTGGTCCTGATGTGAGGAAGGTAGAGGACGCCCAAGTTCCGAACAGCGACTCGCCATGCGTTGTTCTCCAGACGCCACGCTGACGTTTTACAAGGGATCAGACGGGTAGATCTGGGATGCTCGGGACGGCTGTGAAGTGAGGGAACTGTCGCACTGTATCGCGACTGTAGATTCGCTCCTGATCGGGCTGTTCCGTGAAAGCTGGAGAAGGAGCTTAAGGACGGCAGAGCTGTCAGCGTGACGTCAGCAGGCCGCGGGCACCTCAGTCGAGGTGCCCGCTAACCTACTGATTGAAGTGGTGGGCCGTGGAGGACTCGAACCTCCGACCCGCTGATTAAGAGTCTCAAGGCAGGGACCCCTGCCGTGTACGATCGTCCACGCAAGGCCGTGTAAATACTCGTTTTCACGAGATTCGACTTCCCACTTGCTACGCCCTCCCCCGCTGTCGTACGCTCGCGACTGTCTACACAGCGTCTACATGGACGTTAGCTATGCCTAAACTTACTCAGCAGTTCGTTGACCGCGTCACGACCCCAGCCACGGGGCAGCGTTTCTTCCGAGACGCCCGTGCCCAGGGGCTTGCCCTGCGCGTGACGAGCGGGGGCGCCAAGGCCTGGGTGTGGGAGGGCCGCGTGAAAGGGAGGGTCCGGCGCATCACGCTCGGGCCGCACCCGGCGCTCTCCCTGTCTGTCGCGAGGGACGAAGCCCTCGCTATGGCGGCCGCGGTCGCTCGGGGTGAGGACCCTGCGGCGGCGCGAGCTCGCGAGCGCGGCGAGCTGACGTTCGGCGGTCTGGCCGAACTCTACTTCGAACGCCACGCGCGCCCGCGCAAGCGGTCGGCCAGGCAGGACGAGCGGATGTTGAGGGACGTGCTGGGTCGCCCTGGAAAGGAGCCCGCGCTGATCCCGGCGAGATGGCGGCATCGCCGGCTCTCCGACCTGACGCGCCAGGACATCGCAGAGCTGCACGCCAGGGTCGGGCGCGATAGCGGCCACTACGCCGCCAACCGAGGGCTGGCCCTGCTCCGCACGATGTTCAACCTCGCGCGCACCTGGGGACTCGTCTCCGGCGACAACCCCGCCACGGGCATCCGGGCGTTCCACGAAGAAAAGCGCGATCGCTTCTTGAATCCCGACGAGCTCAGCCGAGCCCTGGTCGCCATCGATCAAGAGCCGGACTGGCGGTGGCGCGCGTATTTCCGCCTGGCCCTGCTGCTGGGGCCTCGGAGGCAGGAGCTCCTTCGCGCACGGTGGCCGGAGCTGGACTTCCCGGCGCGGTCCTGGCGACTACCGACGACCAAGGCGGGACGTCCACACCTCCTGCCTCTGCCGACCCCAGCCGTCGAGATCCTCGAGTCGCTGCCGAGCCGCGGCCAGTCCGAGTGGGTGTTCCCCTCTCCGACGGCACGCTCCGGCCATCTCGAAGAGCCCAAGAAGGCCTGGCAGCGCATCCGGGAGCGCGCGAACACGAAGGACGTCCGCATTCACGATCTGCGCCGGACCCTCGGCAGCTGGCTGGCCGCGAGCGGGTACGGGTTGCCGATGATCGGCCGGGTGCTCAACCACTCCCAGCCGTCCGCCACCGCCGTCTACGCCCGGCTCGACCTGGAGCCCGTGCGCCGGGCGCTCGAGGCGAACGCCCAGGCCATGCTGGAGGTGGAGCGAAGCCCGGCGGCTGAACTCGCCAAGAACACGCCGGGAGCGGCCGACGACGAGGGGAGACCACTCGATCGGCGCCAACCCAAGGGGAAAGGCCGTGAGCAACGGGCGCGAGCGCACCCACTCGCCCGCGTGCCGGCTGGCCGCAGGCCGCACCGGCGGGGTGAACCTTCCGGGTAGGGTCCCGGGGGAAGATGGCGTTGGTGGGTCCTGGTGTGATTGGTGCTCGAACCTCGAGCCCTTCACCTCGACGGAACGCTTCAAGCTCGTGCGACATCGCCAGTCCCTCGGCGTCGACGATGCTCGCGACCTACGGCCGGCGACGGAACATGAACCCCTCTGCCAGCGGTCGCCCCCTCGTGGGCCCCGTCCCTGTGACATAATCTCCCTACTCGGACGCCGGCCGCCCCAGGAGCCCCAGGAGCCGCTGCCACAGCCGGTCGGGGCATGCCCGAAACCGCCCGCGCCCGCCTGGGAAAAGCTCAAGAGGGCCGATCTCGCATCCGTGGCCGAACGCGAGATCGCCGGCACGGGCTGGCTGCCCGCGCTCCTGCGCCGCGCATAACCACAGCCAGGGCGCCGGTCCGGCTCGACGGGCCGGCGTCCCTTGCTCACCGTCCCTTTACAATAATCACCTTCCCCAGACGTTTTATCTCCACGTATATAAACAACTCATCGTCCTGCGTGATCGGGCGCGAATGCGACGCGGCCAAACGGCCCGGATA is part of the Candidatus Rokuibacteriota bacterium genome and harbors:
- a CDS encoding dihydrodipicolinate synthase family protein; protein product: MYEHIYGIVPPVTTPFRPDNTIDEQALRADTRYMVETAKVHGLAVTGSTGEGHTLTTDEVRRITAIVAEEVRGRVPLITGIITDSTESAIERGRAVKDLGVAALQVTPPHYLFRPDDDAMLKNFDAIAGKTGLPVLIYNVVPWAYLSPQLLARILTSVDGVVGVKQSAGDMKMLADLLLLVGNRARIMSAVDALLYPSFVLGAHGAIAAILTAVPTLCVQLWNAAKAGNYLEALRLHEKLLPIWNAIFHDNLPANVKHCMELLGRPAGVPRPPMPATSERQAGPIKQALKNAGLL
- a CDS encoding tripartite tricarboxylate transporter permease, encoding MVDLGLLLQGFGTVLSGYNLVALILGSFFGIIIGAIPGLTATMGIAILVPFTFGMTPITGIVMLLGIYTGAIYGGGIASILIKTPGTPAAAATVFDGYPMAQKGLAGKAIGIATISSGVGGTFTAICLAFFAPILASFALRFSAPEYFALAVFGLSVTITLSGRSPVKGVISGLLGLLLAMVGLDPMGGFQRFTFGFAELTGGLSFVPMLIGLFALSEGFRQVEIILTAPRVSAVLKNILPTLKDLKECIPAYVRACPIGLIVGITPAIGADTSAFLSYAETKRASKHPERFGTGEPAGVAAAQCGENASTGGDVLPMITLGIPGDAATAVLMGALTIHNLQPGPMLFQSHPEVVHQIFAGMIAANVTFVILGLIFARFFAQVINLDRKFLTPLIFMTCMVGSYAINNVFYDVATCVIFGFLGYLMLRYEYPVAPMVLAQILGAMMESNYRRAMTMSRGDPTIFLTRPITVVILVLAAFTTFVAVRRQRQALKLEAAQLAKLEE
- a CDS encoding tripartite tricarboxylate transporter TctB family protein, whose protein sequence is MKKIDILSALVIFPISAYVFYESGQWPILPDMGSPAWIPRGVAVCLLGAASLLLIRALRGQSLTLPGRVEGADRNRVLWVAVLTGLYVIFMERIGFITATAPYLFGFVLVLGERRWVRLLLFALVVPVMTYLLFDRTLNVPLPRGLFR
- a CDS encoding tripartite tricarboxylate transporter substrate binding protein: MMRKVGLVLAAVLAVALLVPAPAKAAFPERDITLVVPWSAGGGTDTLARTLVKNGKKYFGVNINVVNRVGGTGVVGMDSVVKAKPDGYTVGVITFNLSTYRLLGQSELSYRDFDLIALLNRSPAGLSVKADSQFRSMKELVEYAKANPGVVTIGHSGPAGAWHLAGAAIAQKFGLKFTFVPFDGAAPTRTALVGGHISMCASGMDEVLQFYQTKQVRILAAVTPTRNPFFPDVPTLAEAGYPLEGYIYDWRGLGTTKGTPPEVLKVLRDGFQKAAEDPEYIALMDKVTLPRTYLAHEKFQEFLIGMEKSLEPTLEALGLLKKK
- a CDS encoding tyrosine-type recombinase/integrase, coding for MPKLTQQFVDRVTTPATGQRFFRDARAQGLALRVTSGGAKAWVWEGRVKGRVRRITLGPHPALSLSVARDEALAMAAAVARGEDPAAARARERGELTFGGLAELYFERHARPRKRSARQDERMLRDVLGRPGKEPALIPARWRHRRLSDLTRQDIAELHARVGRDSGHYAANRGLALLRTMFNLARTWGLVSGDNPATGIRAFHEEKRDRFLNPDELSRALVAIDQEPDWRWRAYFRLALLLGPRRQELLRARWPELDFPARSWRLPTTKAGRPHLLPLPTPAVEILESLPSRGQSEWVFPSPTARSGHLEEPKKAWQRIRERANTKDVRIHDLRRTLGSWLAASGYGLPMIGRVLNHSQPSATAVYARLDLEPVRRALEANAQAMLEVERSPAAELAKNTPGAADDEGRPLDRRQPKGKGREQRARAHPLARVPAGRRPHRRGEPSG